The region TACTCTCTCTAATGCTAATAATGGGTTGTGGCGCTTATTTTAACACCTATTACAATGCAAAGAAATTTTTTAATCAGGCAGAAAAAAAACGGATTGAGCGAGAGAAAAGTGCACAAGTTTCGGGAAATCAGAACAGAAGGTTGAATAGGTCTAAGATCCCGGAGTATGAAAGAGCGATTGAAAAGGGATCTAAAGTTTTACAATTTCATGCTAAAAGTAAATACGTGGATGATGCGCTTTTTTTAATCGGACGATCCTTTTATCATACCTACGAATATCTTAAAGCCCGTCGTAAGTTCGATGAGTTAATTACAATTTTTCCGGAAGGTAAACTTGCTTCCAAATCAAAATTATGGTTGGGAAAAACCCTCATTGAGCTTAAAGAATACGAAACTGCATTAACCGTTCTGAATGAATTGGTTTCTCAAAAAGTTGATAAAAATATTTCTGGTGAAGCACGGTTTTTACTTGGTGAGTTATATTTCAATAAAGAAGATTATCCTGCTGCAATAAAAGAATTTACAGACACAATTGATAAAGTCAGTAAAAAATCTGACAAAGTCACAGCGCTGTCTAAAGCAAGTGAAGCATACATAAAGCTTCTAGATTACAACAAGGCTGCCCAAGTTTTACGTCGTGCATTGGACTTAAAACCGGAGTTGGAACAGAAGTATTTAGTCGAGTTGACCTATGCAAAAATATTGCGGCAACTTAAGGAATACGATCAAACATTATTGGTTTTTGATGCAATGACCAAAGGAGCGCTTACCCGGAATGAAATGGCCAATGTCAGGCTTGAAATAGCGAACACATACATCGAAAGAGAAGAATGGGACAAAGCTAAGATTACTCTTGAGGAAATAGTTGTGGATTTTCCAAAATCAGAATTTGCCGTCAGCGCACTTTTTGAACTTGGTAAAATGTTTATCAAGAAGGACAATGATTTACAACAGGCAAAGGTTTATTTCGAAGCGGCTAAGAAAAAAAATAAACGAAATGCTGTAACTGATAGTGTTAAGTTATGGCTGAAAAATGTCACCGAGTGGGATCAGATTAAGTTTGAAATTGAAATTTTGGAAACTGCTTATTATTCATTTGATTTTACAAATACTGATACGATAGGTGAATACATTGTAAATGAACAGGATGAATCGGATGAATTTGCATTACAAAAGGCCCTTGCACAAAACCAGGCGCAAGTGAATTCAGACTCGATAAAACAGGATGCCAGTAATGATTCAACGAAGTCTTCGGAGATGGAGGATTTTTTGTCCCAGGAAATTTTATCAAGAATGGATGAAAAAGAAAAAATCAATCAACTGAAAAAGGATGATAAAAATATTAACGTTGTAGAGGGTAGTAAAAAACAAGCGCCAAATACGAATATTGTTAAAAAGAAGAAAGTATCAGTTCCAAAGAATTTTAATCAACTTGAAAATAAATTAATATCAACCCATAACAAATTGGCAGAACTGTTTCTTTTTCAATTCGATCAGCCGGATTCTGCTTTAGGCCATTATGAATTCTTATCGATTAACTTTGATGATAATCAACAAGCGCCTCATTGGTTATTCATGCGTTCATCGTTGCAACAGAGAAAAGGGGCTAAAGATCTTGCCAATTCCCTATTCCAAACTATCATAGATAAATATCCTAATACAAAGTATTCAGATGAAGCCAGCAAGATTCTTGGAAAAGAAGTACCAGAGAAAAAGTTGGATGTAGTTGAATTACTTTTTACCCAGGCTGAAGACCAATTAT is a window of candidate division KSB1 bacterium DNA encoding:
- a CDS encoding tetratricopeptide repeat protein codes for the protein MKLKISFSFPNRDFKVGFLSTLLSLMLIMGCGAYFNTYYNAKKFFNQAEKKRIEREKSAQVSGNQNRRLNRSKIPEYERAIEKGSKVLQFHAKSKYVDDALFLIGRSFYHTYEYLKARRKFDELITIFPEGKLASKSKLWLGKTLIELKEYETALTVLNELVSQKVDKNISGEARFLLGELYFNKEDYPAAIKEFTDTIDKVSKKSDKVTALSKASEAYIKLLDYNKAAQVLRRALDLKPELEQKYLVELTYAKILRQLKEYDQTLLVFDAMTKGALTRNEMANVRLEIANTYIEREEWDKAKITLEEIVVDFPKSEFAVSALFELGKMFIKKDNDLQQAKVYFEAAKKKNKRNAVTDSVKLWLKNVTEWDQIKFEIEILETAYYSFDFTNTDTIGEYIVNEQDESDEFALQKALAQNQAQVNSDSIKQDASNDSTKSSEMEDFLSQEILSRMDEKEKINQLKKDDKNINVVEGSKKQAPNTNIVKKKKVSVPKNFNQLENKLISTHNKLAELFLFQFDQPDSALGHYEFLSINFDDNQQAPHWLFMRSSLQQRKGAKDLANSLFQTIIDKYPNTKYSDEASKILGKEVPEKKLDVVELLFTQAEDQLFKMNDVDSSLKLYYRISEDYKESEFAPKAVYAIAWINEWKLSNNDKALEIYEQLIERYPDSELTKQVKIKLNALKIAKKEEERKRKEAAEQIASESAEEDTTNLKIEGIDSESTEEDTTNLKIEEIDSESKKIEELDDIDPRIKKTRFKNKNEAEKNPKIETDPRKKNLKKKDDKKSNPKKKVQPEQLL